One region of Quercus lobata isolate SW786 chromosome 2, ValleyOak3.0 Primary Assembly, whole genome shotgun sequence genomic DNA includes:
- the LOC115977210 gene encoding ADP,ATP carrier protein-like isoform X1 yields the protein MADGPQLPSVIQKIRVQPYLSIRHFPNHQAWTSSLQNIPSAGGYAIDRLHKSLLLAYASSASYLASPLLTGLVRAPLEKHESAAPSRLIWGSIRGVLGVLTAPIGRVKLLIQCQDEMIKSGRLPKPYKGIVNCFARTISNEGFISLWRGYIPRIISDVSIGYLYVQQVISFGFNNYCLTLTNFKKEDGYWKWLLGGLAGGTLANLATHFVVYPLDYAQTRLANDIKTNNKIEERQFKGLIDVYKKTIRSDGISGLYRGFAISCCRNLLSTGVYFGIHVIFGPFMLLRVRSQDDFLAASVMAVGVAVCQKMATYPLDTVNRRMMMTSGEVVKYQSSMHAFAEIIRNEGVKSLYKGGGASILKTLALAAIFTVFVTRLPDYLSIKKSNSAADGVSAKRNGSAGGGQSASILTIKWTYGKKD from the exons ATGGCAGATGGGCCACAACTTCCATCTGTAATCCAGAAGATAAGAGTGCAACCTTACCTCTCCATCAGGCACTTTCCTAACCATCAAGCCTGGACTTCAAGCTTACAAAACATTCCCAGTGCTGGTGGATATGCGATCGACAGATTGCACAAATCTTTGCTGCTAGCATATGCTAGCTCTGCCTCCTATCTTGCTTCACCTCTGCTGACAGGACTTGTAAGAGCTCCACTGGAAAAGCATGAGTCTGCTGCTCCATCTCGTTTAATTTGGGGATCAATCCGTGGTGTTTTAGGGGTGCTAACTGCTCCAATTGGGAGAGTGAAACTCCTGATCCAGTGCCAAGATGAGATGATCAAGTCAGGTAGACTACCTAAGCCTTATAAAGGAATTGTGAACTGCTTCGCCAGAACAATCAGTAATGAAGGCTTCATATCCCTTTGGAGAGGCTACATCCCTAGAATCATCAGCGACGTTTCCATTGGA TATTTATATGTACAACAGGTAATCAGCTTTGGCTTTAACAACTATTGTCTGACTTTAAccaatttcaaaaaagaagatgGCTACTGGAAATGGTTACTCGGAGGCTTGGCAGGAGGAACTTTGGCTAATTTAGCAACTCATTTTGTTGTTTATCCCCTGGATTATGCCCAGACTCGCCTAGCTAATGATATCAAGACAAACAATAAGATTGAAGAAAGGCAATTCAAAGGTTTGATTGATGTCTACAAAAAAACTATAAGATCAGATGGCATTTCTGGACTCTACCGTGGATTTGCTATCTCATGTTGTAGAAACTTATTAAGTACTGGGGTCTACTTTGGCATACATGTAATCTTCGGGCCCTTTATGTTACTCAGGGTCCGGTCACAG GATGACTTCTTGGCTGCATCAGTAATGGCAGTGGGAGTTGCAGTTTGTCAAAAGATGGCAACTTACCCATTGGACACTGTAAATAGGAGGATGATGATGACCTCTGGAGAAGTTGTTAAGTATCAGAGTTCAATGCATGCATTTGCAGAGATTATCAGGAATGAGGGTGTTAAGTCCCTTTATAAGGGTGGAGGTGCAAGCATCCTCAAAACATTAGCTTTAGCTGcaatttttactgtttttgtcaCAAGATTGCCCGATTATTTGTCAATAAAGAAGTCTAATTCTGCTGCTGATGGTGTGTCTGCAAAGAGGAATGGGTCGGCTGGTGGTGGTCAATCTGCATCAATTCTCACCATTAAATGGACATATGGTAAGAAGGACTAG
- the LOC115977210 gene encoding ADP,ATP carrier protein-like isoform X2 encodes MADGPQLPSVIQKIRVQPYLSIRHFPNHQAWTSSLQNIPSAGGYAIDRLHKSLLLAYASSASYLASPLLTGLVRAPLEKHESAAPSRLIWGSIRGVLGVLTAPIGRVKLLIQCQDEMIKSGRLPKPYKGIVNCFARTISNEGFISLWRGYIPRIISDVSIGVISFGFNNYCLTLTNFKKEDGYWKWLLGGLAGGTLANLATHFVVYPLDYAQTRLANDIKTNNKIEERQFKGLIDVYKKTIRSDGISGLYRGFAISCCRNLLSTGVYFGIHVIFGPFMLLRVRSQDDFLAASVMAVGVAVCQKMATYPLDTVNRRMMMTSGEVVKYQSSMHAFAEIIRNEGVKSLYKGGGASILKTLALAAIFTVFVTRLPDYLSIKKSNSAADGVSAKRNGSAGGGQSASILTIKWTYGKKD; translated from the exons ATGGCAGATGGGCCACAACTTCCATCTGTAATCCAGAAGATAAGAGTGCAACCTTACCTCTCCATCAGGCACTTTCCTAACCATCAAGCCTGGACTTCAAGCTTACAAAACATTCCCAGTGCTGGTGGATATGCGATCGACAGATTGCACAAATCTTTGCTGCTAGCATATGCTAGCTCTGCCTCCTATCTTGCTTCACCTCTGCTGACAGGACTTGTAAGAGCTCCACTGGAAAAGCATGAGTCTGCTGCTCCATCTCGTTTAATTTGGGGATCAATCCGTGGTGTTTTAGGGGTGCTAACTGCTCCAATTGGGAGAGTGAAACTCCTGATCCAGTGCCAAGATGAGATGATCAAGTCAGGTAGACTACCTAAGCCTTATAAAGGAATTGTGAACTGCTTCGCCAGAACAATCAGTAATGAAGGCTTCATATCCCTTTGGAGAGGCTACATCCCTAGAATCATCAGCGACGTTTCCATTGGA GTAATCAGCTTTGGCTTTAACAACTATTGTCTGACTTTAAccaatttcaaaaaagaagatgGCTACTGGAAATGGTTACTCGGAGGCTTGGCAGGAGGAACTTTGGCTAATTTAGCAACTCATTTTGTTGTTTATCCCCTGGATTATGCCCAGACTCGCCTAGCTAATGATATCAAGACAAACAATAAGATTGAAGAAAGGCAATTCAAAGGTTTGATTGATGTCTACAAAAAAACTATAAGATCAGATGGCATTTCTGGACTCTACCGTGGATTTGCTATCTCATGTTGTAGAAACTTATTAAGTACTGGGGTCTACTTTGGCATACATGTAATCTTCGGGCCCTTTATGTTACTCAGGGTCCGGTCACAG GATGACTTCTTGGCTGCATCAGTAATGGCAGTGGGAGTTGCAGTTTGTCAAAAGATGGCAACTTACCCATTGGACACTGTAAATAGGAGGATGATGATGACCTCTGGAGAAGTTGTTAAGTATCAGAGTTCAATGCATGCATTTGCAGAGATTATCAGGAATGAGGGTGTTAAGTCCCTTTATAAGGGTGGAGGTGCAAGCATCCTCAAAACATTAGCTTTAGCTGcaatttttactgtttttgtcaCAAGATTGCCCGATTATTTGTCAATAAAGAAGTCTAATTCTGCTGCTGATGGTGTGTCTGCAAAGAGGAATGGGTCGGCTGGTGGTGGTCAATCTGCATCAATTCTCACCATTAAATGGACATATGGTAAGAAGGACTAG